In Aspergillus nidulans FGSC A4 chromosome II, a single window of DNA contains:
- a CDS encoding Zn(II)2Cys6 transcription factor domain-containing protein (transcript_id=CADANIAT00005238): MASNKPITTACDACRRRKVKCDGQQPCGRCRDAEISCRTTSVRRKKGRQGATATVLHELRKAPAPVAQVQSVPSPQPTVISDPFIRQPGLLHPSVVQSCAEYFFPRMLGTVPILVPTTFQDHVARIEESLHSYCLVTAFCAFVFAQTGYVSWLNAGNQSASLGRLLLDEAMAARRHLDLFSASTRQGITISFLLYGCQIGMGNQRQAYYFLREATTLYTAGMLDPADADDEDAGNLFWLLLISERAHAIRRHRPITLQVTRDSPILCDTRSDAFSLGFRCLAELYRPFDQTFLSRWNGTDSSATTEQLIQLEDHLLQAVPADVELPDIVLADLRVSQQWLRTMIWQLATSAGFLSSTPSRPCLGFAYPLQIARDLSLATWKLSKESLETHGIGLAEKIFEITCTLTDVMACMTSAGLRSSSFDLGPQDYLKHLCTLIHSLPGGETKFLPLLLAKISQTLPSMLTPVTRHLSLPSCMAEQVSVSPNVGIGSPVSHRDDWSKALNWAEMSRIGDRTPEARRGA; the protein is encoded by the exons ATGGCATCCAACAAACCGATAACAACAGCTTGTGACGCCTGTCGCCGGCGCAAGGTTAAATGCGACGGCCAGCAGCCATGTGGACGATGCCGGGATGCTGAAATCTCCTGTCGGACGACAAGTGTCCGCCGCAAAAAGGGTCGCCAAGGGGCCACCGCGACCGTTCTCCATGAACTCCGCAAGGCTCCAGCACCAGTTGCTCAAGTCCAATCAGTACCGTCGCCCCAGCCGACGGTTATATCAGACCCCTTCATCCGTCAGCCTGGGCTTCTACATCCATCAGTGGTGCAGAGCTGCGCGGAGTACTTCTTCCCGCGCATGCTCGGGACAGTCCCGATCCTGGTCCCGACCACGTTCCAGGATCACGTCGCTCGCATCGAGGAGTCTCTGCACTCATACTGCCTGGTAACGGCTTTTTGTGCCTTTGTATTTGCGCAGACGGGGTATGTGTCTTGGCTGAACGCCGGTAATCAGTCGGCCTCGCTTGGGAGACTGTTGCTGGAcgaggccatggctgccCGTCGCCATCTTGATCTTTTTTCAGCGTCGACTCGTCAAGGAATCACAATTTCATTCTTGCTCTACGGTTGCCAGATTGGCATGGGAAACCAGCGGCAGGCGTATTACTTCTTGCGGGAAGCAACGACTCTATATACGGCGGGCATGCTGGATCCGGCTGatgccgacgacgaagacgccgGGAACCTCTTTTGGCTATTATTGATCTCGGAGAG AGCGCACGCCATCCGAAGACATCGTCCGATCACGCTACAGGTCACCCGCGACAGTCCAATCCTTTGTGATACTCGGTCCGACGCATTCAGTCTGGGCTTCCGCTGCCTTGCGGAGCTCTACAGACCCTTCGATCAGACATTCCTCAGCCGCTGGAACGGAACCGACTCCTCCGCGACAACAGAGCAGCTCATCCAACTTGAGGACCACCTCCTGCAAGCCGTTCCGGCCGACGTTGAGCTTCCCGACATCGTCCTCGCCGACCTTCGTGTCTCGCAACAGTGGCTCCGCACCATGATCTGGCAACTTGCCACCTCAGCTGGCTTTCTGTCGAGCACGCCGTCGCGTCCGTGTCTGGGCTTCGCCTATCCACTCCAGATCGCGCGAGACCTGTCGCTGGCGACGTGGAAACTATCGAAAGAGAGCTTGGAAACGCACGGCATTGGATTG GCTGAGAAAATCTTCGAGATAACATGCACCCTCACAGACGTCATGGCCTGCATGACCTCCGCTGGGCTCCGGTCGTCCAGCTTTGACCTTGGCCCTCAGGACTACCTCAAGCACCTATGTACACTTATTCACAGCCTGCCGGGTGGTGAGACCAAGTTCCTCCCCCTGCTCCTGGCGAAGATCAGCCAGACGCTACCGTCTATGCTGACGCCTGTCACCCGCCATCTCAGTTTGCCCTCTTGCATGGCCGAGCAAGTGTCGGTGTCGCCAAATGTCGGCATCGGCTCTCCAGTGAGTCATCGGGATGACTGGAGTAAAGCGCTGAATTGGGCTGAAATGAGCCGCATCGGGGATCGGACACCTGAAGCTAGGCGGGGTGCTTGA
- a CDS encoding glycoside hydrolase family 13 protein (transcript_id=CADANIAT00005239): MSPTAIETVPTGKNNWWKEATIYQVYPASFKDSNGDGWGDIPGVIEKVPYLHSLGVDVVWLSPMYDSPMLDMGYDVSDYENVLPAYGTVVDVEKLVEECHKYGMRLILDLVINHTSDQHKWFLESRSSKDNPKRDWYFWRPPRYDKQGNRMPPSNYRGYFAGSTWTWDEHTQEYYLHLYAKEQPDLNWDNLETRKAIYDSAVRFWLDRGVDGFRVDTVNKYSKYTDFPDAPITDPKSYIQPAIGMWCNGPRIHEFIREMYDEALEPYGDVVTVGELANTPDPAHVLRYVGASAKQLSMVFHLDIGHIGMGSLEDKYVLQPWKLTEMKSIVAKWQTFIEGTDGWTTAFCENHDNGRSVSRFASDAPEHRERSAKMLALMMVAMTGTLFLYQGQEIGMINAPRDWPIDEYKDIEGLGYYREAQAQVASGVDPMREERIMDGLRVLARDHSRLPMQWDDSPEAGFTTGVPWMRTHDLYREINVKKQEGDPDSVLSFWKKVLLLRKRYRHLFIHGAFEVLDFDNLDTFCFIKSRGEERALVVLNFSAGEQPFTQAEMAADMELLVGNYAEAELCEKLRPYEGRIYIRSE; this comes from the exons ATGTCTCCCACAGCCATTGAGACCGTCCCGACGGGGAAGAACAACTGGTGGAAAGAAGCCACCATCTACCAG GTCTACCCGGCATCTTTCAAAGACTCTAATGGCGATGGATGGGGCGATATTCCTGGGGTCATTGAAAAAGTGCCCTACTTACATTCACTCGGCGTGGACGTCGTCTGGCTCTCGCCCATGTACGATTCGCCGATGCTCGACATGGGTTACGACGTCTCCGACTACGAGAATGTTCTACCAGCGTATGGCACGGTCGTagatgttgagaagctggTAGAGGAATGCCACAAGTATGGGATGAGACTCATACTTGACCTTGTGATCAACCACACCAGCGACCAGCACAAGTGGTTTCTGGaaagccgcagcagcaaggaCAACCCTAAACGCGACTGGTATTTCTGGCGGCCGCCACGGTACGATAAACAGGGCAATCGGATGCCTCCGAGCAACTATCGGGGGTATTTTGCAGGGAGTACAT GGACGTGGGATGAGCACACGCAGGAGTATTACCTCCATCTATACGCTAAAGAACAACCTGACCTCAACTGGGATAATCTAGAAACCCGCAAGGCGATCTATGACAGCGCTGTCCGGTTCTGGCTCGACCGCGGCGTCGACGGCTTCCGGGTCGACACTGTAAACAAGTACAGCAAGTATACTGACTTTCCGGACGCCCCGATCACAGACCCAAAGAGCTACATCCAGCCAGCCATCGGTATGTGGTGCAACGGTCCCCGCATCCACGAGTTCATTCGTGAGATGTACGATGAAGCTCTCGAGCCCTACGGAGACGTCGTCACCGTCGGCGAGCTCGCCAATACCCCGGATCCGGCTCACGTCTTGAGATACGTGGGCGCTTCAGCCAAGCAACTAAGCATGGTATTTCACCTCGACATCGGACACATCGGCATGGGTAGCCTGGAGGACAAATACGTCCTGCAGCCATGGAAGCTGACGGAAATGAAGTCCATTGTGGCCAAATGGCAGACCTTCATTGAAGGCACCGACGGCTGGACCACAGCTTTCTGCGAGAACCATGATAACGGCCGGTCCGTTTCGCGGTTTGCGTCCGACGCGCCAGAACACCGCGAGCGTTCGGCCAAGATGCTCGCGCTGATGATGGTCGCCATGACCGGCACGCTCTTCCTCTACCAGGGGCAGGAGATCGGCATGATCAACGCGCCCCGTGACTGGCCGATCGACGAGTACAAGGACATCGAGGGTCTGGGGTACTACCGCGAGGCGCAGGCTCAGGTCGCCAGCGGTGTTGACCCAATGCGGGAAGAGCGTATCATGGACGGGTTGCGCGTTCTTGCGCGCGATCATTCGCGGCTCCCAATGCAGTGGGATGATTCTCCTGAAGCGGGCTTTACCACTGGGGTGCCGTGGATGCGCACGCATGATCTGTACCGGGAAATTAATGTGAAGAAGCAAGAGGGAGATCCAGACAGCGTGCTGTCCTTCTGGAAGAAGGTGCTGCTTCTGCGGAAGAGATACCGTCATCTGTTCATCCACGGGGCGTTTGAGGTTCTCGATTTCGACAACCTGGACACATTTTGTTTTATCAAGTCCAGAGGAGAGGAGCGGGCGCTCGTGGTGCTGAACTTTTCGGCGGGGGAGCAGCCCTTTACACAGGCAGAGATGGCAGCCGACATGGAATTGCTGGTGGGGAATTatgctgaagctgaattgTGTGAGAAGCTGAGGCCATATGAAGGACGAATATATATCAGAAGTGAATAG
- a CDS encoding uncharacterized protein (transcript_id=CADANIAT00005240), with the protein MENHDPQPKQELAHGQQGARQEQGMSLWQGLRLYPKAVAWSVLLSSTLIMEGYDLALLGSLYASPAFNQRYGVQAANGDWGVPASWQSALSNGARVGEVIGLIISGFVSERLGYRWTMIYALIAMNAVIFLFFFAVNVQMLLSAEILAGIPWGIFQTLPAAYASEVCPVVLRPYLTTYINMCWVMGQFIAAGVNRGSFQRMDQWSYRVPFAVQWAWPLPILTGILFAPESPWWHVRRGDIARAKHALQRLTSPQDASFDADATIAMIQHTNELEKSLSAGTSYLDCFRGVNRRRTEIVCGIWIVQTLSGQNIMGYFAYFCVQAGLPEIHSFNLSLGQYALGVLGTIGSWFLMSALGRRTIHLLGLSLLFTLLIITGSLSFAPDSNNAAKWAIGAMLMVFTLVYDISIGPVTYSLVSELSSTRLKAKTINLARAGYNISNIVVNVLTNYQLNDSAWAWGARSAYFWAGTCLLCLCWSAMRVPEPKGRTYEELDLLFEQRVPAWRFKKTAVDPYQGLAETEGHVREDQQKSS; encoded by the coding sequence ATGGAGAACCATGACCCTCAACCCAAGCAGGAGCTGGCCCACGGCCAGCAGGGTGCTCGCCAGGAACAGGGAATGAGCCTCTGGCAGGGTCTCCGTCTTTATCCCAAGGCCGTTGCCTGGTCCGTTCTGTTATCCTCGACCCTGATCATGGAAGGCTACGATCTCGCCCTGCTCGGTTCCCTGTACGCGTCCCCGGCATTCAACCAAAGGTACGGTGTCCAGGCCGCCAATGGCGATTGGGGCGTCCCTGCCTCCTGGCAATCGGCGCTATCCAACGGTGCTCGCGTCGGCGAGGTGATCGGTCTGATCATCAGCGGTTTCGTCTCTGAGCGCCTCGGCTATCGGTGGACGATGATCTACGCCCTCATCGCCATGAATgctgtcatcttcctcttcttcttcgccgtcaacgTCCAAATGCTTCTCTCCGCAGAGATCCTGGCCGGTATACCTTGGGGCATCTTTCAGACCCTTCCAGCTGCCTACGCAAGCGAGGTTTGCCCCGTCGTCCTCCGCCCCTACCTTACCACCTACATCAATATGTGCTGGGTCATGGGCCAATTTATCGCCGCCGGCGTCAATCGCGGCTCCTTTCAGCGCATGGACCAATGGTCCTACCGCGTCCCTTTCGCTGTGCAATGGGCCTGGCCCCTCCCCATCCTTACCGGCATCCTCTTCGCTCCAGAGTCCCCCTGGTGGCACGTCCGTCGCGGCGATATCGCGAGGGCGAAGCACGCCCTGCAACGCCTCACCTCTCCGCAAGATGCCTCCTTCGACGCGGACGCTACAATCGCCATGATTCAGCACACCAACGAACTCGAAAAATCCCTGTCTGCCGGTACAAGCTACCTCGACTGCTTCCGCGGCGTTAACCGCCGCCGCACCGAGATCGTCTGTGGCATTTGGATCGTGCAGACACTCAGCGGCCAGAACATAATGGGCTACTTCGCATACTTCTGCGTCCAGGCTGGCCTACCCGAGATCCATTCCTTCAACCTCTCGCTTGGCCAGTATGCCCTTGGTGTCCTCGGCACCATCGGCTCTTGGTTCCTGATGTCCGCGCTGGGCCGCCGCACAATCCACCTCCTCGGCTTGTCGTTGCTCTTCACTCTCCTCATTATCACCGGCAGTCTTTCCTTTGCGCCGGACTCCAACAACGCCGCGAAATGGGCAATCGGGGCCATGCTCATGGTTTTCACATTAGTCTACGATATCAGCATCGGGCCCGTGACATATTCCCTCGTCTCGGAGCTCTCGTCGACGCGTCTAAAGGCGAAAACCATCAACCTGGCCCGCGCAGGGTACAATATCAGCAACATAGTCGTCAACGTGCTGACGAACTACCAGCTCAACGACTCTGCTTGGGCCTGGGGCGCGCGCTCAGCGTACTTCTGGGCCGGCACCTGCCTTCTTTGTCTGTGCTGGTCAGCGATGCGTGTCCCGGAGCCAAAGGGCCGCACGTAtgaagagctggatctcCTGTTTGAGCAGAGAGTTCCGGCATGGAGGTTCAAGAAGACTGCGGTAGATCCGTACCAGGGCTTGGCTGAGACTGAGGGTCATGTTAGGGAGGATCAGCAAAAGAGTAGCTGA